TCCATTCCCTTGTAGGAGCCCAGGTAATCTTTGGGTTTGATACCGCCAAGTGCAGCATTTTCCTGCTTTGTCCAGCGGATAAATTTTTCCCTGTCTCCAAAAACATGATATCCTTTATTGTAAACATTCGCAATGAGCAATGCCTTTTCTGAAGCATTAAAGGGTAGTGTTTCCTTTGAATTTTTGAGCTGTATAGTTCGGGCCGATAAACCAATGTGTTCACTTAATTCTTTTACAGACAATTGAGTCTGTTCAAGAATATCATACAATTCCTCTTTTGAGATCCCTTTTTTTGTTCTGGCTTTCTCAAGAAGTTTTTGATCTGATTGTTCAAGTTTAAATGTTTTCATGATACGAAATATTTCGTTATTATAAACGCAAATATACGCCTTATATTATAAAAAAGCAATCTCTTTAAATTTCCAGATTCCCCGTAAAAGCCATGAAAACATTCCGCTTCCTGATCTCCTCATTCACTGCAA
This DNA window, taken from Bacteroidales bacterium, encodes the following:
- a CDS encoding DUF2384 domain-containing protein, with the protein product MKTFKLEQSDQKLLEKARTKKGISKEELYDILEQTQLSVKELSEHIGLSARTIQLKNSKETLPFNASEKALLIANVYNKGYHVFGDREKFIRWTKQENAALGGIKPKDYLGSYKGMELLLEKLEAIEHGFVL